The following nucleotide sequence is from Catonella massiliensis.
TCAGCATTTTTAATAAGTGTATCAAGGACGGCAGAGGCTGTACGCTTCGAGCAGAAGCTGCTCTTTTGCTGCTCATAGTCACGAAGACCGGTTATGCCACGAAGAGCAGGATTGTCGTACTTTGCTATGGTTTCAAGGATGTGGTAATTGGCAGAATACTGCCTTGTATTATATGGCGGATCAAGGTAGAGGATGTCGCCACTTATTTTCTTTATTAGAACATTTACATCTTCGTTATATACTTTGCCGGCTTGCCCGGAAATGACGGGCAGCAGGGATAGTGTGAAATCCTTTGCTGCTGATTTTTTGATGTGTTTTAAAAAGGCTGCGTAGACAGAAGCCGTATTTGCATATTTATCTATTGAATTGATAAGGCTTGCAAGATAGTAAAAATACTCTGCATCACCCATTTCCCCTGAGCTATGTGCTTCTTCCAAAAAAGTTCTGATAGCATCACATTTTTTTCCGTTACTGTCTGTAAAATAATTCCTCCCAGATCCTGAACCCTCGCAGTAATTATTGTAAATGAAGCCTTTAAGGGGCTTAAGAGAATTAAGCACTACTCCTAATTCATTATTTAACGGAGGGACATTTTCGATAAAATGCTTGTTTAGGACATAGCTGTAGTACTGTATATCATTTGCAATCACATAGGCACCCTTTCCCTTATATGCACTTCCTACCACTCCTGTACCTGCAAATATATCGGCAAAGACATAATTATCCCCTGTTTTATATCCGCTGACATTTTCAATGACATTTTCAATAAAATCCAGAAGTGAGTACTTTGAACCTATGTAATTCATTGCTTATCCCCCATTTTTATATAAGTCTACAAATAAGAAGAATAACATATTTTTACGGAAAAATAAACTGTCTGGTGGATGAATTATATGGAGTGAAAGGTGAAAATGTGATGTAAGCGTTGAAGATGATGTTGGAATAGAGATTAAAATATTATATACTTGTAGTGATGTTTATATTATTGCAAGAGTGGGAAAACAAATCTGTACTGCAGGGGACAGATATTTCATATATCCATATCATTTAAGTAAAAGGAGAATAACATTATGAAGGCAAAAGCAGGGGATGTGTACTGTGTTTACAATGAGAAATTAAAAAAATATACGGCTTGTCAGATAACCAAGGTAGAAGATAAAGATGGAAAACAGATGGCAGTAAAGCTGTCTCTTGACTGGTCTGGAGAGGAGCCGCTTAAAGAGGCAGAACTGTCGGAGTTAAAGCCGCTTTATGTTGATTATATGTATTGGGACAATAGCCTAGACATGAATAATGTGGAAGTAGATGTTCCGGAAAAATATATTTTTGTAGGAAATGTGGCTCCTATAATGGATGAGAGCTCAGATTCGTATTCATATGGCTGGGGTAGTGGCGACATAGTATACAGACAGTTAAGATGGCAGGATATCCCGAAGGCGAAGAGAGATGCCTTTAAGGCAGCAGATAAAAGCGAAGAAAAGGTGATGTTTGAGGGAGAGGAATGTAGAATATCAAGGAGAAATATGAGTGATGAGTGGATTCACTTTGAAGATGTGCTTAGTCTTAGGGTTTTTCCTTGTTTAAGCCACCTCACCTTACATAAATGGTATAAAAACCTATATGAATATTTAGAGGGCTATCCCTTCTTAAGAGAGTTGGAGCTTAATAATCATGGGCAGAAGGAGCTTGATTTCTCAAAAAGCTATATAGACAGGCTTTCCGTTGATATGACAGGGGTAGAAGAGCTTGTATTAAATGACGGTATGGAGCATCTTATTTTGTTCGGCGAAGTTTCAGACAACTGCAAGATAAGGACTGAGGATAATGGGAGGACCCTGATTCTATATGTTGACGGAAAGCTTCCAAGGCTGTCAGGTCTTGATAACTTAGGGAGCTTGCATATTAGAAGTATAATGGAACTTGATATAGAGGAGGTTTTGTCTCAGTATCCTGACCTTTTGGAATTAAGGCTTTGGGGGAAGCCCGGCAATCTGATTAACTTTGATAAGCTATCAGGATTTAGCAAGCTGAGGTTCTTTTCCACTATGGAATTGTTTGGTTTCTCTGAGAAGGATATTCCGGAGCCTGAGTGTTTCCCTAATCTTTGCAGCCTGTGGATGGACAGCCTGCCTGAGGACGCAGCTAAGATGGTGAAGAAACTTTATAAAAACCGTGCTAAAGAGGGACTACACCTTTGGATTACGAAGGCAAGAAAACCTGAATGGCTGGCACAAAACCTAGACAACCCATTCCGCTCATGGGATGGCAGAGAGGGCATCACTCCTTCAAATGCCAAAAAGGCTGCTGACATCTACAGAAAGACAAGGGCTCAGGTGGTAAAACTCATAGAGGGACCTACATCAGACTTTGAGCAGGATATCGAAGCCTTAGTAAGAACCTATGCAGAGGGCTTTAACAAGATGGATAAGCGAAAATACTTTATCACAACTATCGAAAGAGATGAGGTATTTGACGCTCTTTCAGACATCTTATGCCTGATTCCCGATGAATTAGGACTTGATAAGAATAGGATGATTGATATTTTTGATGATGTGAAGGAGTTTTAAGCCAAACTTTAGATTTTTAACATACGAAACTTTAGATTTAGATTATCCCATAGGGAACTTTTCGCAGATGAAGAACCGAAAAGTTCCCTAAAATCATTTCTGCCTAATTTTTACCTGTAACTGTATGAGTTTTACCTGCCTCCACTGTTTTTTTGCCAGATGGGGTGGAGACTAAGAGGCTGGTACCTGTATTGTTTGTGACTGTTATAGGTGTCTTGTAGTCAAGGGTTGTTATTTTAGAGTCCTTAGCTCCGCTATTTACTACAAGAGTAGTACGGGCATCGGCAAAAAGAGTGATGCTTTTATTTGCCGTGACCTTTGTCTCTTCTGCAGAATCATTTATGGCAACTACATCTTTCTTTTTATTTTTACCGCTTATCCTAATATCTGACTTTGCAAGTACGTAGATATTGCAAGGTTCTTTTTTGCTATCTGATACAAAATCAAGCTTAGCAGGATTTTCAAGGAAGACAGTATGTACAATAGCTTTCTTTCCTGAAGATTTAAGGGATATTTTAGCATTGTCTTTTCGCGCATAGAGGTAAGACAACTGTCCTGCGACACCGATTTTCACTGCCTTAGAGCCTGTTATTATCACTGAATTAAGGGAACTGCCCTCTGATACCTTAAGTGATAGGCCATCTCCTACACTTTCAAGATTCTTACCGAAATTCCCCTTTGGTATGGTAAACTTAGCCTTGCCCTGTACAATGATATCATTTACCTTTTTATTTTTAAGCAAGGCTACAAGTAAGGCCTGTGTAGTGGCATAGCCCTTATTATCTACCTTAACATTTGCTTTAAGAGTGTATTTAAGCTTGTTCTTGTTGT
It contains:
- a CDS encoding gliding motility protein; this encodes MKAKAGDVYCVYNEKLKKYTACQITKVEDKDGKQMAVKLSLDWSGEEPLKEAELSELKPLYVDYMYWDNSLDMNNVEVDVPEKYIFVGNVAPIMDESSDSYSYGWGSGDIVYRQLRWQDIPKAKRDAFKAADKSEEKVMFEGEECRISRRNMSDEWIHFEDVLSLRVFPCLSHLTLHKWYKNLYEYLEGYPFLRELELNNHGQKELDFSKSYIDRLSVDMTGVEELVLNDGMEHLILFGEVSDNCKIRTEDNGRTLILYVDGKLPRLSGLDNLGSLHIRSIMELDIEEVLSQYPDLLELRLWGKPGNLINFDKLSGFSKLRFFSTMELFGFSEKDIPEPECFPNLCSLWMDSLPEDAAKMVKKLYKNRAKEGLHLWITKARKPEWLAQNLDNPFRSWDGREGITPSNAKKAADIYRKTRAQVVKLIEGPTSDFEQDIEALVRTYAEGFNKMDKRKYFITTIERDEVFDALSDILCLIPDELGLDKNRMIDIFDDVKEF
- a CDS encoding DNA adenine methylase; this translates as MNYIGSKYSLLDFIENVIENVSGYKTGDNYVFADIFAGTGVVGSAYKGKGAYVIANDIQYYSYVLNKHFIENVPPLNNELGVVLNSLKPLKGFIYNNYCEGSGSGRNYFTDSNGKKCDAIRTFLEEAHSSGEMGDAEYFYYLASLINSIDKYANTASVYAAFLKHIKKSAAKDFTLSLLPVISGQAGKVYNEDVNVLIKKISGDILYLDPPYNTRQYSANYHILETIAKYDNPALRGITGLRDYEQQKSSFCSKRTASAVLDTLIKNADFGYIFLSYNNEGLMSADTIRDIMSAYGDYSVFTREYKRFKADKDENRRIAGSEVVEYIHCLKK